One Tenrec ecaudatus isolate mTenEca1 chromosome 12, mTenEca1.hap1, whole genome shotgun sequence DNA segment encodes these proteins:
- the LOC142462314 gene encoding protein WFDC10B-like, translated as MAARALLAALLLCALLLRAQGDLRQRTPPKPQGPVEIKACEKQPSIYMCSHHCAYHQECQANSVCCSTFCGNVCMSRL; from the exons ATGGCAGCCCGGGCTCTGCTGGCCGCCCTGCTCCTGTGTGCACTACTCCTACGGGCCCAGGGAGACCTGCGCCAGAGGACCCCGCCCA AACCACAAGGACCCGTAGAAATCAAGGCCTGTGAGAAGCAGCCAAGCATATATATGTGCAGCCACCACTGTGCGTATCACCAAGAGTGTCAGGCCAATAGCGTATGCTGCTCGACCTTCTGTGGGAACGTCTGCATGAGCCGCCTGTGA
- the WFDC13 gene encoding WAP four-disulfide core domain protein 13, giving the protein MRGGPSGNSSAKYILEPPSCESAPESCDLLCTKHLNCPEGFHCCSSFCGIICSLNKESKKRNRKFKTPSPGSSPSKESFTKPL; this is encoded by the exons ATGCGAGGAGGCCCCTCGGGAAACAGCAGTGCTA AGTATATCTTGGAGCCTCCGTCCTGTGAATCGGCACCAGAAAGCTGTGACCTACTCTGTACAAAACATCTGAATTGTCCAGAAGGATTCCACTGCTGTTCTTCCTTCTGCGGGATAATCTGTTCCCTTAACAAAGAGTCCAAGAAAAGGAACAGGAAATTCAAGACTCCTAGCCCTGGTAGCAGTCCATCCAAAGAGTCTTTTACCAAGCCCCTGTGA